One window of the Anopheles cruzii chromosome 2, idAnoCruzAS_RS32_06, whole genome shotgun sequence genome contains the following:
- the LOC128268500 gene encoding uncharacterized protein LOC128268500: protein MDPKFVRFIQFNGYLVATVICYHTFVQAFGLPPRLQQWYQCPGGQSWFGRDHPVVDGVLLLGWITAVASLYQALKLEVAAMLCPIGYLLSLEVALVVVQDTVSTWNDDAEERYLRNAQDVLAWSAFLLYFYYTLYTLKHLFRRQDHRQPALQSIETLASSLEGKPCHSLMPAV from the exons ATGGATCCCAAATTCGTTCGATTCATTCAATTCAACGGCTACCTCGTAGCGACCGTGATTTGCTATCACACGTTCGTGCAAGCCTTCGGATTGCCACCCCGGCTCCAGCAGTGGTACCAGTGCCCCGGCGGACAAA GTTGGTTCGGGCGTGATCATCCCGTCGTCGATGGggtgctgttgttgggttGGATCACCGCCGTAGCTTCGCTCTATCAGGCACTCAAACTG GAAGTGGCAGCGATGCTGTGCCCAATCGGTTACTTGCTGTCGCTAGAAGTGGCGCTCGTGGTGGTGCAGGACACGGTCAGCACTTGGAACGATGATGCCGAGGAGCGCTATCTACGCAACGCGCAGGACGTTCTCGCTTGGTCCG CATTTCTGCTGTACTTCTACTACACACTGTACACACTGAAGCACCTCTTCCGGCGGCAGGATCATCGGCAGCCTGCCCTACAATCAATCGAAACACTGGCATCATCGTTGGAGGGGAAACCCTGCCATTCGCTGATGCCAGCCGTCTAG
- the LOC128268501 gene encoding uncharacterized protein LOC128268501 gives MERSLRRYVKAHGYAIALAALFFGCIFVASIVSGDQLQRSSSEYAFFRSRPLEQLIFSIAWIVAGMIFLLGLICERKEAIFPFSTVFLVEWSLVLVQLLGRLQSRGVTDLLLSAEAAVFLLVPLYVGYTLVVLYRVFDSRYKEEDDIEQQIHQPVKFFFGDEPDDPSYS, from the exons ATGGAGCGGTCGCTGAGGAGGTACGTGAAAGCCCACGGGTATGCCATCGCCCTGGCTGCCCTATTTTTCGGATGCATCTTCGTGGCCAGTATTGTCAGCGGTGACCAGCTGCAGCGTTCGTCGAGCGAGT ATGCATTCTTCCGATCGCGACCGCTCGAGCAGCTGATCTTCTCGATCGCGTGGATCGTAGCCGGAATGATCTTTCTGCTGGGGTTGATCTGCGAGCGCAAGGAAGCGATCTTTCCGTTCTCGACCGTCTTCCTGGTCGAGTGGAGTCTGGTCCTGGTGCAGCTGCTCGGGAGGCTGCAGAGCCGGGGTGTGACGGACCTGCTCCTGTCCGCCGAGGCTGCCGTATTCCTGC TGGTGCCGCTGTACGTTGGCTACACGCTGGTGGTCCTGTACCGGGTGTTCGACAGCCGGTACAAGGAAGAGGACGACATCGAGCAGCAAATCCACCAACCGGTGAAGTTCTTCTTCGGTGACGAACCGGACGACCCCAGCTACAGTTAG
- the LOC128268502 gene encoding uncharacterized protein LOC128268502 isoform X1, which produces MDKYLRLFIKYQVYTIVMFTSLMIAVFTPVLAHHDANSIEDLRLGGVTAVMFASGWFTATVFLVVAIHKEDKRCIYPYAFMFALDLVLLILREIYVMIIGDFFLELWSIKITVVVMTVPYVTASLLALHRLYTVDPIVTQRSEGFVRFERNETGEPTQAVQSSA; this is translated from the exons ATGGACAAATACTTGCGGTTGTTCATCAAGTACCAGGTGTACACGATCGTGATGTTCACGTCGCTTATGATCGCCGTTTTCACTCCCGTTCTGGCGCACCATGATGCAAACAGCA TCGAAGACCTGCGGCTCGGCGGAGTGACGGCCGTAATGTTTGCCAGTGGCTGGTTTACGGCGACCGTTTTTCTTGTGGTCGCCATACACAAG GAGGACAAACGCTGCATATACCCGTACGCGTTCATGTTCGCGTTGGATCTCGTTTTGTTGATATTACGTGAAATCTATGTGATGATCATTGGGGACTTTTTCCTCGAACTGTGGAGCATCAAAATCACGGTGGTGGTAATGA CGGTACCGTACGTGACGGCCAGTTTGCTGGCCCTGCACCGGCTGTACACCGTCGATCCGATCGTCACGCAACGCAGTGAAGGATTCGTGCGcttcgaacggaacgaaacaggCGAACCAACACAGGCGGTGCAGTCGTCCGCCTGA
- the LOC128268502 gene encoding uncharacterized protein LOC128268502 isoform X2 has product MMQTAVIEDLRLGGVTAVMFASGWFTATVFLVVAIHKEDKRCIYPYAFMFALDLVLLILREIYVMIIGDFFLELWSIKITVVVMTVPYVTASLLALHRLYTVDPIVTQRSEGFVRFERNETGEPTQAVQSSA; this is encoded by the exons ATGATGCAAACAGCAGTGA TCGAAGACCTGCGGCTCGGCGGAGTGACGGCCGTAATGTTTGCCAGTGGCTGGTTTACGGCGACCGTTTTTCTTGTGGTCGCCATACACAAG GAGGACAAACGCTGCATATACCCGTACGCGTTCATGTTCGCGTTGGATCTCGTTTTGTTGATATTACGTGAAATCTATGTGATGATCATTGGGGACTTTTTCCTCGAACTGTGGAGCATCAAAATCACGGTGGTGGTAATGA CGGTACCGTACGTGACGGCCAGTTTGCTGGCCCTGCACCGGCTGTACACCGTCGATCCGATCGTCACGCAACGCAGTGAAGGATTCGTGCGcttcgaacggaacgaaacaggCGAACCAACACAGGCGGTGCAGTCGTCCGCCTGA
- the LOC128268498 gene encoding uncharacterized protein LOC128268498, with amino-acid sequence MERYLRFYIKFQGYMIGVFTLVFSVLITMVIFDTNNFTYPLEYYYNYRFMGAVAVLLGVMWFGAGAAFLYGVYRESKQCLLPFALLYLIDLFLIAIRDILMLWHDKRFYSMVFTNLPSAIVTLYITCYLLMTLIALSRLFSTDPKPEPGSNFIRFNNGIQNPITVEEEVDELLVE; translated from the exons ATGGAGCGATACCTGCGGTTCTACATTAAGTTTCAGGGCTACATGATCGGTGTGTTTACGTTGGTCTTTTCGGTGCTCATCACGATGGTGATCTTTGACACGAACAACTTCACCTACCCGTTGGAGTACT ATTACAACTACCGCTTCATGGGCGCCGTAGCAGTCCTGTTGGGCGTGATGTGGTTCGGGGCAGGGGCCGCCTTCCTGTACGGCGTTTACCGCGAATCCAAGCAGTGTCTGTTGCCGTTCGCGCTACTCTACCTGATCGATCTGTTCCTGATCGCCATCCGAGACATCCTTATGTTGTGGCACGACAAACGGTTCTACTCGATGGTGTTCACAAACTTGCCGTCTGCGATTGTAACGTTGT ACATCACTTGCTACCTGCTGATGACGCTGATTGCCCTCTCGAGGCTGTTCAGTACCGAtccgaagccggagccgggctCCAACTTTATACGGTTCAACAATGGCATCCAGAACCCGATCACCGTCGAGGAAGAAGTGGACGAGCTTCTCGTAGAATAG